GCCGATCGTTCATCTGGTGGTGGCCGTGGTATCCGGGGATCCACGACGCGGAGACCGTGTCGCCGAGCGGGAAGTGCGTCATCACGGCGACCTGCTTGTCGAGCGCGGTCCAGTGTGCGAGCCGCTCCTCGAGGAACTCGACCTGCGCATCGCTCATAGCCACGTCGGTCGGACCGGCGAACTCCTGGCCGAGGACGATCACCGGCAGGTCGCCGGCCGGGCCTTCGATGACGTACTCGTCCCACACCCTGTCGCGGTCGGCGAAGGCGAGGAATCGGTCGCGGTTGGAGTCGAAGCCGCCGGCGGCGTAGCGCTCATGGTTGCCCATCGACGCGATGGTCTGACGCGGACGGATGTCGGCTGTGGCGTCCATCACATCGTAGATCTCGGTCCATTCCGCGTCCGAACCGCTGTTGACGATGTCGCCGACCATCAGCATGCCGTCCGCACCGGGGAGGAGCTCTGCATAGTCGTTGAGGGCGTGCTGGAGATCCTGCGGGTGGCCCTGGATGTCGCTCATGACCCACGCGCGGGTGGCGTCGCCGGTTGGAGCGGCGAGCGACTCGTGCACGGTGACCGAGTCGATCGCCCAGTACCGGGCATCGGCATCGCCGGAGAGGTTCCAGCTGAAGACCGCGTTCTCGGCTCCGGCGGGAACTTCGATCGTGACATCCTGCGCGTAGTTCATCTGCCGGGCGTCGTAGTCGTCGGCGACGGACTCCGAGTCGAGGCGCAGGATCTCCGTCGGTTCCCCGCCGTCGAAGCTCACGGCGACCGTGCCAGCCTGGCCTGCAGCGCCGCGGTAGTGGCTGTCGAACGTGAGGCGCACTGCGCCGAGTCCCTCCACGGGCACGGCGGATCCGGTGAGCGTCGAGTCGAACGGCTGATCACCGAACTGCTGGGCGTCGGCCACGACGATCGTGTCCTGCGAGCGGCCGAAGCGCTTGCGCATCTCGTCGACCTCGCCGGTCCATTCGTCGCGGGTGGTGAACTGCCAGCCGCGGTAGGCGTCGGACCCTTCGCCGGTCATCGAGTCGTCGAAGCTCACCGACCATCCTTCGGCGCCCTCGGCGCCGAAGGCCTCGCGGGCGATGATCTCGTCGGTGTCGTTGCTCGTCACGATCGGGTCGATCTCGACGGCCGCGTCAGGGTCGCCGGGCTGCGGCCGGTCGGGGTCGCTCGCGATGGTGACGGTGACGGGCCCGGACAGCACGTCGTATCCGTCCTGCGCGAGCAGGTAGACATCCCACACCCCGGCGTTGAGACCGGAGAAGCTGACGGTGCCCGATTCTGCCGCGGTGTACGCCCACTGCGTCGAGGCGGTCGATCCGGGCGTGACGCCCTGCGGGTAGACGCCGACCCAGTTCGTGGCGTGGGGTGCGTCGGTGGTCCACGCCAGTTCTACGGCGTCGCCTTCGACGAGGTCAGGGCTCTCGGTGGTCAGGGTCGATCCGGCCTGAGCCGTGGCTGCCGGCGCGACGGTGAGGCCGAAGCTGTCGGATGCGATCGCGGGGGCGGAGGGAATGGCGATGAGGCCGACTGTCGCGGCCGCGATGATCGCGCGCCGCAGGCGGGGGCGGGAACGGTGAAGGGAAGACATCGTGATCCTTTCGGTGTGCGCCGGGTTGACGCTGGCTCGAGTCTCGGCACCGTTTTCGAACGCGCGATGAACACGCCGCCAACGGGGCGCGAACCGGGCGCCCGAACGCCCGGATAACAGGGACGACTGTGCACAGCTGTCCAACTCCCACCGTCAGGAGAGGGCGCGGGTCCACCCTCCGGGTCGCGCGTCGGAGGTCGATGACGCCTCGAAGGACACGGAGTCGGGCAGGTAGCGGTCCTCGGTGAGATCGATCGGGCGCCCGTCGCGAGCGAAGGCCTGCCGCCGCACCCGCAGCAGAGGGCTCGATCGTCGGATGCCGAGAAGTCGTGCATCCTCGCTGGACGCGGCCACCGCGTCGATCCGGTGCGATCCGAACGACTCGCCGTACCCGGCCGCGTCGAGCACCGCGGCGTGCGACGGCGTGTCGACGGGCAGCCCTCGGAGCACGTGCGCGAGCCACCCCGGGTACACGGCGCGTTCGACCATCACCACGTGCGCGTCGAGACTGCGCAGGCGTGTGAACCGCAGCACGGGGGAGTCCTGTGCGATCCGCAGCAGGCGGGCCTCATCGGCCGTCGCCGCGCCTTCCGTCTCCCGGATGACGTGGCCGCCGGGTGTGAGGCCGCGATTGTGCGCCCACTGGGCGAACGATCCGAACGCGGCGAGTGCCTGCGTGTGCGACGACGACTGCACGATCCACCCGGCGCCGGATCGCGGCGCGACGACTCCGCGACGTGCGAGCAGCGCCAATGCGCTGCGCACGGTACCGCGCGCGACACCATGCTCCGTGGCGAGCGTCTGTTCTCCTGGTAGCAGAGTGCCGACCGGGAACTCCCCATCGGCGATCCGTCGTGCGATCCGCTCGGCGACGCGGCGGTACAGCGGCGCGTCGGAGGTCATGTCATCAGTCTGGCGCAGTCGCGGCGTCGGGACGCTCCACACGCGTAGCCTTGAGGTGTGACAGCGTACGTCTCGGCTTTCGACTTCTTCTCCATCGGAGTGGGTCCTTCCAGCTCCCATACCGTGGGTCCGATGCGCGCCGCGCTGGACTTCGCCCGACGGTTGAGGGCGACCGGCACGCTCACCCAGGTGACCCGAGTGACGTGCACGCTCTACGGCTCGCTCGGCGCAACCGGCATCGGGCACGGCACCCCGGATGCCGTGGTCTCGGGACTCCGCGGACTCGCGCCCGAGACCTGCGATCCGGCCGAGGTGCGCTCCGCATGGACCGACTTCCGCGCCGGGGAGACGCTGCTTGTCGACGGAG
The DNA window shown above is from Microbacterium murale and carries:
- a CDS encoding metallophosphoesterase family protein, with protein sequence MSSLHRSRPRLRRAIIAAATVGLIAIPSAPAIASDSFGLTVAPAATAQAGSTLTTESPDLVEGDAVELAWTTDAPHATNWVGVYPQGVTPGSTASTQWAYTAAESGTVSFSGLNAGVWDVYLLAQDGYDVLSGPVTVTIASDPDRPQPGDPDAAVEIDPIVTSNDTDEIIAREAFGAEGAEGWSVSFDDSMTGEGSDAYRGWQFTTRDEWTGEVDEMRKRFGRSQDTIVVADAQQFGDQPFDSTLTGSAVPVEGLGAVRLTFDSHYRGAAGQAGTVAVSFDGGEPTEILRLDSESVADDYDARQMNYAQDVTIEVPAGAENAVFSWNLSGDADARYWAIDSVTVHESLAAPTGDATRAWVMSDIQGHPQDLQHALNDYAELLPGADGMLMVGDIVNSGSDAEWTEIYDVMDATADIRPRQTIASMGNHERYAAGGFDSNRDRFLAFADRDRVWDEYVIEGPAGDLPVIVLGQEFAGPTDVAMSDAQVEFLEERLAHWTALDKQVAVMTHFPLGDTVSASWIPGYHGHHQMNDRLTSILGNYPNAIVFSGHTHYPAELGDWAVQRRTADGHPDGFWAVNTVAMHVEWDARGENTAGISEIVTRDINQGLTLEAYGDRVVVKAYDFAGDTWLREVVIPNPLVASETEAGIIAGTPEIVSTHHLGIKPGAKLTVEEGEWTEGTAFSYQWLADGEPIDGATTEGFHLTGAWKGHDITVQVTGTAEGLAPATVESEPIRID
- a CDS encoding GntR family transcriptional regulator, which codes for MTSDAPLYRRVAERIARRIADGEFPVGTLLPGEQTLATEHGVARGTVRSALALLARRGVVAPRSGAGWIVQSSSHTQALAAFGSFAQWAHNRGLTPGGHVIRETEGAATADEARLLRIAQDSPVLRFTRLRSLDAHVVMVERAVYPGWLAHVLRGLPVDTPSHAAVLDAAGYGESFGSHRIDAVAASSEDARLLGIRRSSPLLRVRRQAFARDGRPIDLTEDRYLPDSVSFEASSTSDARPGGWTRALS